The Caballeronia sp. Lep1P3 genome segment CGAACGCGCTACGCTCGCGCATCTTCGTGCACGGTGCGATGAACGTGTCATTGCCAGTCCCGCGGCTGCGGCGCGCGCAACGGCCTCATGGATCACGCATTCATTCGACATCGATCCGGCTTTCGGCGACATCGACTACGGGCGCTGGCGCGGGCACTCGATACGCGACATGGCCGAATCGGACCCGCAAGGCGTCGCTGCGTGGCTCTCGAACGTCGATGCAAGGCCGCATGGCGGCGAGAGCATCGCGATGCTGGCGCAACGTGTCACTCAAGCGCTTGCGCGTCTTGCGCGCGAGGCTTCGTGCGAATGTTGCATCGTGGTGACGCATGCGATCGTGCTCAAGGTCGCGCTCGCGCATGTGCGCGGCGAACCACTCGCGTCTATTCGCTCGGTGGATTTCGCACCGTTATCATCGATTACGCTCGACTATGACGCAGTGCGCGAAGGCTGGCGCGTGCAAGAAACTTCATAGGCCGCCGCGCACTCGAACGATTGCAGCTTTCTTAAAGGAGACGCTCATGACGCACTATGTGGACGGTTTCGTGGTACCGGTGCGCTTAGACAGGATCGATGCCTATCGCGCGATGGCCGAGGAAGCGGGAAAAATCTGGCTGGAACATGGCGCGCTGCAGTTCGTGGAAACCATCGCGGATGACGTCAAGCCCGGCCAGCTCACATCGTTTCCGCAAAGCGTGCAATTGCAGGAAGGCGAGACGGTCGCGTTTTCGTGGATACGTTATGAATCGCGCGAAGCTCGCGACACGGTCAACGCAAAGGTCATGAACGACCCGCGTCTGAAGGCCATGATGGAAAAGGAAGAGCCGCCTTTCGACGCCCGGCGCATGTTCTTTGGCGGCTTTGAGACGATCGTCGAACTCGGGCGCGGCTAGGCTTTTTAGCGCTTGCCCAAAAGGAAAATAGCGACATGTATATCGCCATGAATCGTTTCAGAATCGTGCCCGGT includes the following:
- a CDS encoding histidine phosphatase family protein, with product MKFILLCHAATHAMRAARFPSPDDAVARDERATLAHLRARCDERVIASPAAAARATASWITHSFDIDPAFGDIDYGRWRGHSIRDMAESDPQGVAAWLSNVDARPHGGESIAMLAQRVTQALARLAREASCECCIVVTHAIVLKVALAHVRGEPLASIRSVDFAPLSSITLDYDAVREGWRVQETS
- a CDS encoding DUF1428 domain-containing protein produces the protein MTHYVDGFVVPVRLDRIDAYRAMAEEAGKIWLEHGALQFVETIADDVKPGQLTSFPQSVQLQEGETVAFSWIRYESREARDTVNAKVMNDPRLKAMMEKEEPPFDARRMFFGGFETIVELGRG